CGAACCCCGGAGTATCCCCATGAAAAGCAAAGCCGTCCTCAGCCAGACCGAAGTCAGCCGGATTCTCAGCGCCGCACGCAACGAAGCACAGAATAATCAATGGGCCGTGACCATCGTGATTGTCGACGACGGAGGCCATCCTTTGGCCCTGGAGCGCCTCGACGGTTGCGCCCCGATCGGCGCCTACATCGCGACCGAAAAGGCCCGCACCTCAGCCCTTGGCCGACGGGAATCGAAAGGCTATGAAGAGATGGTCAACGGTGGACGCTACGCGTTTTTGTCCGCGCCGTTGCTGACGTCCCTGGAAGGTGGCGTACCAATCATCGTCGATGGCCAGGTGATCGGCGCGGTCGGCGTGTCCGGCGTCAAGGCCGAGCAGGATGCACAAGTGGCCAAGGCCGGCGCGCAGTGTCTGAACTGAACTGAAAACCCGATCAACACCGCATAACCCTGTGGGAGCGAGCCTGCTCGCGAATGCGGTGGATCATCTGATATCAATGTTGATTGACACACCGCTATCGCGAGCAGGCTCGCTCCCACAGGGAATTGCGGTGGGTCCTACACCTCAGTTTTACTTGCGCGCCAATTTGTATCGCACGCACTCTTCATAAAAATTCTGCCGGACATCCGCTGGCTTGAACCGCGACTTGCTGTCGTAAGTCTGTTCGGTGATGCCCATCGCCATCATGCGCATCCACGCCTTGCTGAATTTGTAGGCCTGTAGCTTCTGCCGGGCGGCATACAGGGAGACCCCGGCCAGCTTGAGTTCCTGAGCCCTCGCCGCCGTGCCCGCCCCCCAGCTGCACATATACCGGTCATTGGACGCCAGTTCCTTGGCTTGGGCAGAGGCTGCAACGCTGGCCAGGGCAAACGAGATCATCGTGACAAATACTCTTCGCAATTGCATTCCGCCTAACCACCTGAAAATGAAGTGGATTTTGGCGACAACCGTGACGCTTCGGGGCCAGCAAATTGCCTCTTTTTCAGCTATTGCAGCTTGAGCGTCTACAACAGCATCGAGACCGGCACCGAAATGCCGGCGCGCCTGCGGGCCGTGCTCGGCGACGATCAGGATGTGCGCGTGATCATTGTCGACCGTGCGCCGCAGATCGGCGCGACGATGGGTGACGGCATTCGTCCCTCCATCATCGAAGCGTCCGAACACCTGGGCGTCGAATGGGTGGTCAACGCCAGTGTCGCGGCAGTTTGCGTTTACCATCGTAATGCCTGCACCCTGATATGAATCAGCCAGACACTGGCGGTCATGGTTTAAGATCGTTTGAAGCGTCCTCCGGACTTGATAACCACTTCATGCGCTTAAACCTGAAGGTTCGTATGCCCTCCTCGCTACCCTTGCCGGTTCAATGCCCCCGCCAGCCCGCCCGCACGTGGCTGCGGTCACTGCTGTTGCTGAGCGCCATCCTGCCAGGCATCGCCAATGCCGGGCCCAGACCCGACAACATGGTTTATCTGCGCACGATTGACCCCACCATCGAGCAAGATATCCGCTACGCCAGCGCCCACAACTTCACCGGACACTCGCTCGACGGATACGATGCCGCCGAGTGCCTGCTGTCGCTGGACACCGCCCAGGCCCTCGCCCGGGTGCAACGGGCACTTCAAAAGCAAGGCTACGGCTTGAAGGTGTTCGACTGCTATCGACCCAGCCGTGCGGTGGCCGATATGGGCCGCTTCGCGACTGAGCCGGGGAACCCGCGCAAAGCCGAGTTCTATCCGCGCGTCGACAAGCAGGACTTCTGGCGGCTGGGGTATGTGGCGCGGGTGTCGAATCACTCCAGAGGCTCAACCGTGGACCTGACGCTCATCGGCCCCAAGGCTCTGACCGCCGACACCTGGATACCCAAGGCCGCGCAAGTCGATTGCACCGCGCCTTATGCCCAGCGCTGGCGCGACGGCGCACTCGACATGGGCACCGGGTACGATTGCTTCGATGAGCGTGCGCACACCGCCAACCCGACGATCAATGCGACGGCGAAGGAAAACCGTCAGCGGCTCAGCAGCGCCATGGAGAAAGAGGGTTTCGCCGGTTACTCGAAAGAATGGTGGCACTTCACTTTCGGTGGAGACGGAGCGCCGAAGAGCGTGATGGATTTTCCCATCACACCGCTGAGTACCAACGAGGTACTGGACAGCAGTCACCAATTGATTGTGGTCACCACAAAAAACTGGGATGACATTCAGGGCATCGCCCAGCGCTATGAACGAGACGGGGCCAGCTTTCGAAAAGTCGG
This region of Pseudomonas mandelii genomic DNA includes:
- a CDS encoding heme-binding protein, with amino-acid sequence MKSKAVLSQTEVSRILSAARNEAQNNQWAVTIVIVDDGGHPLALERLDGCAPIGAYIATEKARTSALGRRESKGYEEMVNGGRYAFLSAPLLTSLEGGVPIIVDGQVIGAVGVSGVKAEQDAQVAKAGAQCLN
- a CDS encoding M15 family metallopeptidase gives rise to the protein MPSSLPLPVQCPRQPARTWLRSLLLLSAILPGIANAGPRPDNMVYLRTIDPTIEQDIRYASAHNFTGHSLDGYDAAECLLSLDTAQALARVQRALQKQGYGLKVFDCYRPSRAVADMGRFATEPGNPRKAEFYPRVDKQDFWRLGYVARVSNHSRGSTVDLTLIGPKALTADTWIPKAAQVDCTAPYAQRWRDGALDMGTGYDCFDERAHTANPTINATAKENRQRLSSAMEKEGFAGYSKEWWHFTFGGDGAPKSVMDFPITPLSTNEVLDSSHQLIVVTTKNWDDIQGIAQRYERDGASFRKVGDGFAVVVGKNGMAWGKGLGNVEPGEGPVKREGDGKAPAGIFRLGTAFGYDATAATKLPYLALTSTTECVDDRKSERYNELVDGAAIAKDWNSSEQMREEAGYRKGILIEHNTPASPGAGSCIFFHIWRGPASPTLGCTAMDQGDISRLFEWLNPRESPVLVQMPEGEYEQLRERWKLPRR